The Arachis ipaensis cultivar K30076 chromosome B07, Araip1.1, whole genome shotgun sequence genomic interval ctttcaagtgtttgataaaatgtttggtaggattttaaatgagatttttctcctcttggctttggtagagtaattggagactcttgagttatcaaactcttttgttgattaataattagaagttgctaagtgacttgaatgccactaaagctagtctttcatcatgatttagctaggacttgtggaatcaagttaattcatccacttgactttccttcatagttagaggttaactaagtgggagtaattgacaattctcatcacaattgataaggataatgaggataggacttctagttctcataccttgccaagagctttattagctattagtttaattcttgcaatttacttttcttgtcctttatccaaaaccccaaaatacttgtcccataaccaataacaagaacacttccttgcaattcatttgagagacgacccgagatttaaatattttggttattatttttaggggtttgttatttgtgacaaccaaatttttgtatgaaatgattctttgttggtttagaaactatacttgtaacgaggtttcatttgtgaaattctaaaccgtcaaaaatccattcatcatatAAGCATGCATAATGTAATTGAAAACTCTACTTTCTCTCTTTAGTCCTAGTCCCAGATATTTCTATTCTATTCTCTCTAAATTTCTATCAAATTCTTTATTCTTTTATACAAATTTATATCNNNNNNNNNNNNNNNNNNNNNNNNNNNNNNNNNNNNNNNNNNNNNNNNNNNNNNNNNNNNNNNNNNNNNNNNNNNNNNNNNNNNNNNNNNNNNNNNNNNNNNNNNNNNNNNNNNNNNNNNNNNNNNNNNNNNNNNNNNNNNNNNNNNNNNNNNNNNNNNNNNNNNNNNNNNNNNNNNNNNNNNNNNNNNNNNNNNNNNNNNNNNNNNNNNNNNNNNNNNNNNNNNNNNNNNNNNNNNNNNNNNNNNNNNNNNNNNNNNNNNNNNNNNNNNNNNNNNNNNNNNNNNNNNNNNNNNNNNNNNNNNNNNNNNNNNNNNNNNNNNNNNNNNNNNNNNNNNNNNNNNNNNNNNNNNNNNNNNNNNNNNNNNNNNNNNNNNNNNNNNNNNNNNNNNNNNNNNNNNNNNNNNNNNNNNNNNNNNNNNNNNNNNNNNNNNNNNNNNNNNNNNNNNNNNNNNNNNNNNNNNNNNNNNNNNNNNNNNNNNNNNNNNNNNNNNNNNNNNNNNNNNNNNNNNNNNNNNNNNNNNNNNNNNNNNNNNNNNNNNNNNNNNNNNNNNNNNNNNNNNNNNNNNNNNNNNNNNNNNNNNNNNNNNNNNNNNNNNNNNNNNNNNNNNNNNNNNNNNNNNNNNNNNNNNNNNNNNNNNNNNNNNNNNNNNNNNNNNNNNNNNNNNNNNNNNNNNNNNNNNNNNNNNNNNNNNNNNNNNNNNNNNNNNNNNNNNNNNNNNNNNNNNNNNNNNNNNNNNNNNNNNNNNNNNNNNNNNNNNNNNNNNNNNNNNNNNNNNNNNNNNNNNNNNNNNNNNNNNNNNNNNNNNNNNNNNNNNNNNNNNNNNNNNNNNNNNNNNNNNNNNNNNNNNNNNNNNNNNNNNNNNNNNNNNNNNNNNNNNNNNNNNNNNNNNNNNNNNNNNNNNNNNNNNNNNNNNNNNNNNNNNNNNNNNNNNNNNNNNNNNNNNNNNNNNNNNNNNNNNNNNNNNNNNNNNNNNNNNNNNNNNNNNNNNNNNNNNNNNNNNNNNNNNNNNNNNNNNNNNNNNNNNNNNNNNNNNNNNNNNNNNNNNNNNNNNNNNNNNNNNNNNNNNNNNNNNNNNNNNNNNNNNNNNNNNNNNNNNNNNNNNNNNNNNNNNNNNNNNNNNNNNNNNNNNNNNNNNNNNNNNNNNNNNNNNNNNNNNNNNNNNNNNNNNNNNNNNNNNNNNNNTTTATACTATTAACATAATAGTATAAGCTATAAAATACTACAATAATCgaatatttttgtgtttcatatgaaaattatttctatgtaaaaaattTAGCTACTATCAACACACTTTTAATTAAtcatttacaaaaataaaaaaatttaactgtaataacaaaaaataacgaGTTCCATAAGAAGATAGAATATTTATTACGTTCATAAATTTTACGATTTAACATAGAGTCTTTATTACATTGACAAATATCACACCTGctcttataaaatatatattaaaatacgaCATACACCACCAAAAACTTATCGACGATGAGGATCATAACTAGTTAAGTAGTTGATAGTTTTTTAACCAACAAATGAACTCCATGTTGGGGCACCAATAACAACTTAATAGCAGGTGAATGAATATACTTAGAAGAAAGGGTGAAAGTGAAGTTACACAAAATAAGACTTAACATCATCTTGATTTCAGTCATAGCCAAATCTTTTCCAAGACAGATTCTTACACCAAACCCAAATGGCATGTACATGTGTGGCAATTTACATGCACCACTGACTCCATTTGCAAACCTCTCTGGATTGAATTTATAGGCATCAGATCCCCATAATTCTGGATCTGTGTGTGAGGTCAAACACATAATCCAAATTGAAACACCTTTTGAGACATGGATGTTGCCAAGTTccatgtcctctaaggcctctttTGGAATCACAGGTACCGGTGGATAAAGGCGTAGTGCTTCATGAATAACCATTGTTAGCTGCCAAGAACGTACACACGCAATGCAAATTATTCTCAATGTGGGGTATGTGTGTGTATGACATAGAGCATGATGCACTGAAGTGAAATATATAGTGGTAGTGTAAAAAAATCgtatcctttttttatttttttaattaaaaaaaaaatctcaccCATCGttctttattatttaatatttttaaaaaatccaaaaatcatCACACCtagtgattttttttatttttttaaagattctAAAATCGCAAATCACCCTCAACGATTTTCTTTAACTTTTGCATCCGCTCTGATCAGATTCtagtaaaattcaaaaaatctaaTATTTTTTAGAGGAATGTTAGGGGACAATAACTTTTATAATTTGTAGCCATTAAATAGCCATCaataatgattttaatggtgtgagattggtgtgaaatttcatccaatagctcactattttttgctggttacatgttagccagaatttaacaaagttgctgcccctagacttttcctattttttaatttaaaaaaaaacatttataAAAAAGAATTTGTCCACATGCAACTTATTAGTGTCAACAATTTCTAAGACTGCACGATCGATCAAATATAGCTTataatttaatttcataaaaataaatatatttctaTTACTGTTCTCATCTGACTAATAAATATGTTAATtcaattttagaaaaaattaacTGTTTGAAACTATTAATTGTAAACTAAAATATAAGGNNNNNNNNNNNNNNNNNNNNNNNNNNNNNNNNNNNNNNNNNNNNNNNNNNNNNNNNNNNNNNNNNNNNNNNNNNNNNNNNNNNNNNNNNNNNNNNNNNNNNNNNNNNNNNNNNNNNNNNNNNNNNNNNNNNNNNNNNNNNNNNNNNTTCAAGAATGATTAAAGCATTAATTTCTTGAGAATGCATGAATAATTAATGATTGATACCTGCTTCATTTTACTGAGCATATGAGAGTCCGGAATTCTACCGTTGCAAATTTCTAGTGCCTCGGCGCGAACACGATCTTGCCACTCTTGATTTGAAGCCAGCAACATAAGGCACCATACTATAGAAAGTGAAGTGGTTTCGGAACCTGCAAGATATATATTCTTGCAGTTATCAACAATAAAGGTTTCAGTGGCATCTTGAGTGAGATCACTGTTTTTGGTAGCCTCAATAAGCATTTGCAGAAAGTCTCTGTTGCGATGACATGATTTCTCTCTCTGCTTAACCACTTCGAGTATACAATTTTTCAACTCTCTTTCTAGTGATTTTGCTTCTCTATTGTTCTTTGTTGGAAGGTATCTGTAACATGCATGTAGGCCAATAATTAATGAGGAatttaaaaaaaagtgaaaattcaagtgcagtcgacttcacgtgaagttaataactgggagccgttaaatgatttgactgatttaactacattttcatctaacggctctcatctatcaactttacgtgaagtccactgcacctgaattttcacctttAAAAAAATCTTTATAAATAACCttttggttttatttttttattcaaaaactatCCAAAAATATTAAGCCTCACACACATCCAAAAAGCATCAAGAATATCTAAGGATAATTTAAAACCtgccaaaaataaaaggaaaagaatTCCAGATATATTTACTTACCTCATTCCTGGAATCATTGAACTGAAGACATTTTTTGACATGATATCCTGCAGTGCTAAAAGTTTGGAGAAAATTTCTTCTCCCTTAGAATAGTTGCTACCGAAACATGCTTTTGAAATAACATCCCCAGAAAATCTTAGCAAGTAATCATCAACTTTTATATCTGCAGTTCCATTTTGTGCCTCTATGATACTACTCCACTGGTTTAACAGAGAATTAGCAGATTCACCTATTATAGTTATCCAACCCTATATGAAGAGTATTTAAATAAAAACATATAATTAGTTGAGTAAAAAGTTAATTATTTTACACTTAAAATAATGTCCTATTTTCTATCTATCTAAAACTCAGGGATAAGGTAATTATCTGctattacattttttttttcatttccgcTAATAAAAATTGTTAACAATGTGAATAATGAGTTACATCTCAGATTCATTAAATATGAATaaacttaattaatttaaaatttaaattttaaaattaaaattaacttcctNNNNNNNNNNNNNNNNNNNNNNNNNNNNNNNNNNNNNNNNNNNNNNNNNNNNNNNNNNNNNNNNNNNNNNNNNNNNNNNNNNNNNNNNNNNNNNNNNNNNNNNNNNNNNNNNNNNNNNNNNNNNNNNNNNNNNNNNNNNNNNNNNNNNNNNNNNNNNNNNNNNNNNNNNNNNNNNNNNNNNNNNNNNNNNNNNNNNNNNNNNNNNNNNNNNNNNNNNNNNNNNNNNNNNNNNNNNNNNNNNTACAAACAATAGCATAATTCTATTTaataaaatatctttaaaaattttaaaaaattataaatataagaataaattTAGGTATGTATTAATATAAGAGAAAGTTTAAAAAGTCAGCACTTGTATTAAAATCTGGTCAGCATTTAATTagtaaaagaaaagtgagtaatctcataccattgaatgaaatctcacatcattaaaatCATTAATGATAACTAATTGATGGCAACAAATCACAAAACTTGCAGGCCTAGCACTCCtcttaatataatataatataatataatatgatataaggttatattataattttttaactttCACAATCACAAGTTAATTTTATAAGGCTAAACTTAGGTATTTTTTAAATCATTTGTGATTTTAAAAGAGTACAAACATAAGTACATTATCTTTTTTGGGGGTGAACGCGAATTGGATTGAATATAGCCAAAATTTCGACCCGATCCGCATTAAAATCATCGGATCAGATTAGATTCAATATTCTTAATTTTTTAGTTTGGATTCGATCCGCACATTTACGGATTGGGTCAgttcggatatcggatatatttgcaaaacataaaaatactttttaaagctttttttatttaaaaatcaataAAACCTCTTTTTATACTCTTTTAAATACgtttacttttaaaataatattaaacatatttttttaaataataaaaataaaataatacaacatatatgatcattattagttaaaataaaacataaaaaaatatttatttatttatttaatttttgcggATACGTAAATATACAGATACCTACATAAAATCCACAATCCGATCTTATTAGTGTGCGAATCTGACCCGATCCGATAACCTTGCAgatcggatccatatccgcaattttcggatcagATTCGTATAAATACCATAGATATATAGATCAGATTCAATCCATAAACACCtctaatcttttttattatttaccaaacataaaatgTCTGTGCTTAAAAAAcacaaatatcttttcaaaaaaaataaaatatattttttgtctctaaaatttttaaaaaaaatttcaaaattacccTTGACATTATTTTCTAACCTTTTaaatatgttttaattatattctaTAAGGTTAACACTATTAACTGAGATGCTTACGTGACAATTGTGACGTATTACTAGTAACCTATTAGCATATGATTGTCACATTATAGATTGTCTACCTCATAGGTATAATTGAAACATATTAAAATACTAAGAGTGAAATTGAAACCTAATATTaaagataaaattgaaataaaNNNNNNNNNNNNNNNNNNNNNNNNNNNNNNNNNNNNNNNNNNNNNNNNNNNNNNNNNNNNNNNNNNNNNNNNNNNNNNNNNNNNNNNNNNNNNNNNNNNNNNNNNNNNNNNNNNNNNNNNNNNNNNNNNNNNNNNNNNNNNNNNNNNNNNNNNNNNNNNNNNNNNNNNNNNNCGAATACTTACATAAAATTTTCAATCCAATCTTATTAGTGTGTAGATCGAATCAATATCTATAATTTTCATATTAAAGTTGGATAAACACCACATATATGTGATCAAATCCAATCTATAAATACCTGACTACAATCTACCCAACGCAACACGTGAACTTGTATACCTTAACTTTTTCCATGTAAAACTCTGGAGCAAGGATCTTTCTTTGAGTGGCCCATGTTGTTCCATTGGAACTCACAATGCCCTGACCAAGCAGAGGTCGTAGTTCCCTCTGAGTATAAATAGGCTTGCCGAAGTCCATGGATGCGCATGTAACTATATCTCTCACTACCTTAGGTTTGTCCACATACAATATTTGATTGCTTCCAATGGAAAATAAGAACATTTGACCTGATAGATAACACAAACAAGTCTCAGAAGTCAATCCAAGACAATAAATAGACCAGAGTTTATGGATGTTTATGACCCGGACTCGAAGTATGTTTTTTCAAGTTGGGTTTGATATTTTTTATCATACCATTTTTGGGTTGGATTTAGATAATGTTTCGAGTAAGTGATTCAATGTGTTTAAGAATGTGATATAATAATATAGCATACCGTATTTCTGCTTCCATGTGTTTAAGAAAGGGAAGGTAAGTGGAGCAATCTCATGAAGATGAGGGACTTCAACAGAACGAGACTTTGAAGTAGTGATGATGAGTTGACAagctttcatgatctccctaATATTTCCAAGCAAAAAAGTTGGAGTTGGACCATTTATACCTTGATTACTTAGCTTTGATCTAATCCTCTTTGGCTTCACCACAAGATTATTGTACAAAAGAACCAACAATCCAGCAAAACCAACCCATGCAATGGATGTTAGAAACTTGGGATCAAATTGCAGCACCATGGCTAATGAAACtcactcttctttctttctttttttttttttccacctTCACAAAGATCTGACTCAAACAACAGCAATGGACATTATATAGAGAGCCAAAGTTTATGGTTGAGGATTTTTGGTTTAAGGTTTGAGTTTTGTagtaagtatttttgttttttttttggtatgtaggatttttgttttgtttaggTTTTTGGGTTTAATTAAGGATGAGTGATTATTAGGATTTACAGTTTTGGGTTTAGGTCTaggatttatttttattatccatGATTTCTAGTCTAGGTTTAGGGATTTTGGTTTATATTTTAGGATTTTGTTGTTATAGTTTAGTGTTAACTTTTCAGGGTTAGTTTATGGTCTTGGATTTATTGTatattttgtgtttttactttttagtattataattttgttttctctaactttatttttattaaaaaaaactcaACTGGTTTAAATTGTTAAAATAAGTATATGTTATCCTTTAATTATTCTTTAAAATATACTATTATTCATCTAAAGTGCAATTattttttagagtaaagtatcgtttttgtccctaatgtttggggtaagtcccaaagttgtccctaacgtttcaatcgtcctatttaagtccctaacgtttcaaaattgactcaatgttgtcctgtcgttagggatccgttaacagaattgacggcgggacaaaattgagacgattttgaaacgttagggacttaaataggacgaaaacgttggggacaaaaacgatacatagaaataaattttaattttatcattcaacaatatcaattttttaatatacatagtattcaattattttttaatcacatctaagtaaattacacttaatcatNNNNNNNNAAACAAATTTTTTTACATGTATATTCTATTTTGA includes:
- the LOC107609756 gene encoding cytochrome P450 714C2-like, which gives rise to MVLQFDPKFLTSIAWVGFAGLLVLLYNNLVVKPKRIRSKLSNQGINGPTPTFLLGNIREIMKACQLIITTSKSRSVEVPHLHEIAPLTFPFLNTWKQKYGQMFLFSIGSNQILYVDKPKVVRDIVTCASMDFGKPIYTQRELRPLLGQGIVSSNGTTWATQRKILAPEFYMEKVKGWITIIGESANSLLNQWSSIIEAQNGTADIKVDDYLLRFSGDVISKACFGSNYSKGEEIFSKLLALQDIMSKNVFSSMIPGMRYLPTKNNREAKSLERELKNCILEVVKQREKSCHRNRDFLQMLIEATKNSDLTQDATETFIVDNCKNIYLAGSETTSLSIVWCLMLLASNQEWQDRVRAEALEICNGRIPDSHMLSKMKQLTMVIHEALRLYPPVPVIPKEALEDMELGNIHVSKGVSIWIMCLTSHTDPELWGSDAYKFNPERFANGVSGACKLPHMYMPFGFGVRICLGKDLAMTEIKMMLSLILCNFTFTLSSKYIHSPAIKLLLVPQHGVHLLVKKLSTT